The Deltaproteobacteria bacterium GWC2_65_14 genome contains the following window.
TCGGTCAGCAGGATCAGCTTCTCTGCGGCCAGGGCCCCGGCCACCTCGGCGGCGACCGTGTCCCCGTTGATGTTGTAGGCTTCCCCCTTCTCCCCGACGCCGATCGGGGCGATCACCGGGACGAACCCGCTCTTCTCCAGCGCGCGGATCACCTCGGGGCGCACCTCGACGACCTCCCCCACCAGGCCGAGGTCGAGCGGGGTGGATCCCGGGCCGCCCTTCCCGGGGGGCCGGTACTTCCGCGCCCGGATCAGGTCCCCGTCCTTCCCGGAGAGCCCGACCGCATTCCCCCCGAATCGCTGGATGAGGGCGACGATCTGCTTGTTCACCGTCCCCCCGAGGACCATCTCGACGATCTCCATGGCCGCCGGGGAGGTCACCCGCAGCCCCTCCTTCCGCTCGGAGGGGATGGCAAGCTTCTCCAGCATCCGGTCGATCTGCGGCCCACCTCCGTGCACCACCACCGGGCGGATCCCCACCAGCTGGAGCAGGACGATGTCCTCCGCGAAGGAGGCCATCCGCTCCTCCCCGGCCATCGCCGCTCCCCCGTACTTGACCACGAC
Protein-coding sequences here:
- a CDS encoding acetylglutamate kinase, producing MRGYIQKAETLIEALPYIREFRGKTVVVKYGGAAMAGEERMASFAEDIVLLQLVGIRPVVVHGGGPQIDRMLEKLAIPSERKEGLRVTSPAAMEIVEMVLGGTVNKQIVALIQRFGGNAVGLSGKDGDLIRARKYRPPGKGGPGSTPLDLGLVGEVVEVRPEVIRALEKSGFVPVIAPIGVGEKGEAYNINGDTVAAEVAGALAAEKLILLTDVAGVRNGRGELVSTMTARECEAAIGEGSITGGMIPKVECGLTALGKGVRKVHILDGRVPHSVLLEIFTDAGIGTEITAPEPEG